The genomic interval tttttaaagtccgGACTGAGCCGGCCCGGACTTTTTTGCCGCCCCAACACTTGCCCCACTCATACATATCTTTTACACACATAAAAATGCACAAGTACCAGGCAACTGGGCGGTCAACAGGGGTCCGGCAGTCATATCAATTTCATCAGTTATACAAATATTTCATAACACAACACAACAACCCAGAAATAGAAAGTGCGCTCTTTTAATTTGTCAGCTCTTTCATCAATTGGTAACAGTGAAGCAATTAATCAAGCTAAGCCATGCTTGGTAATGGAGTTGTTGGGATATTGGCTGAGACTTCGAATAAGTGGGAAAGAAGGGCACCTCTAACTCCATCACATTGTAGTCGACTTCTACTCGCCGGCAGACAAAAATCTGGAGTTGCCCGCATACTGGTGCAGCCATCAACAAAGCGTGTATTCAATGATGCACAGTATGAGGAAGCTGGATGTGAAATCACAAGTGACTTATCCGAATGTGGCCTTATATTAGGCATCAAGAAACCGAAAGTGCTTGATACAACTTAATCATAATAGCTCTGCAGGACTTTTGTTTAAACAATATTGTAGCCGACAAGCTTAGAGGTGtgattgttttgtttttggtgCAGCTGGAGATGATTCTTCCGGATAGAGCTTATGCGTTTTTTTCCCATACTCACAAGGCTCAGCCTGAAAACATGGCTTTGTTAGATAAGGTGAAATGGAAGGTTAATTTAACTCACTACATCTTGACCGACGACAATGAGTTCATGATGGTCATTCTGTAATGTTTATGTGTAGATTCTAGCTCAAAGGGTTTCGCTGTTTGATTATGAGCTTGTTGAGGGAAACCAAGGGAAGAGAAGGTTGATTGCTTTTGGAAAGTTTGCTGGTAGAGCTGCCATAATTGACTTGTTGAAAGGATTAGGCCAGCGTATGCTCTCTCCCCAGTAgtcctttttataattttgcattGATGGAATCCCCACTTGTGAGTTGTAAGTTGTGACAATAACTAAAATTGCTGCCAATTAAGGTTATTTTTATGTCCCTTTGTTGTTGATCTTCAGGGTATCTGAATCTTGGATACTCGACGCCTTTCCTCACTCTGGGGGCAGCTTACATGTACCCTTCACTTGCTGCTGCCAAAGCTGCGATAATTTCTGTGGGTGAAGAGATTGCAACTGAGGGACTACCATCAGGAATCTGTCCTCTAGTCTTTGTTTTCACTGGTTCTGGACACGGTAATGCTTCAACTAACTTGTTTAATATaactttgtttttaaatttttgttccttttttcttttcctcagCTTCTATTGCTGCACAAGAGATATTTAAGCTTCTTCCGCATACTTTTGTTGATCCAAGCAGACTTCCAGAACTGTTTGAGAAGGTATATATGCTTGCTTCGAGCATCATAATGCATGCAGCTAGCCATATATGATTTTGGCACCAATCTCATTGAGGTTATTCTCTTAATTTGCATCAGGCCGGGGATTCCTCTCAATCAACATGTTCAAGTTCAACAAAAAGAGTCTTCCAAGTTTACGGATGTGTAGTAACCAGTGAAAACATGGTTGAACCCAAAGATTCTTCAAGAGCATTCGACAAAGtagtgatttttcttttctggatTTTGCAATGCAGTCATGTAcagttattttttatctatgagatcataattttttttctttccagaATGATTATTATGAGCATCCGGAACAGTATAATCCCATCTTTCACGAGAAAATAGCCCCATATGCATCTGCTATCAGTAAGTATATTTTTCCTTCGAAATTATATTATTGGCAAGTAATATGCCACGTTAGTTTTTTCAGCTGCCGTATTAGATTATCAGTTGATGCTCTTCCATCATTGAGCCTTTTCATGTTTCTGCGGCAGTCAATTGCATTTACTGGGAGAAACAATTTCCTCGGTTGTTGAGCACCCAGCAGCTTCGAGATCTAGCACAAAAGGGATGTCCACTAGTTGGAATCTCTGATTTAACTTGTGATATGGAAGGCTCCATTGAGATTCTCAACCAAACTACAACAATCGACTCACCTTTCTTCAGGTATAATGACGGCAGACTCGTGTCATTCTCTATAATTCCCCATATTAAATTCATAGTTTTCCTTCATTTTACAACTCTGAAGGCGCTATTGCTAGTgtatcaaaatatttgatttataatcCAAGTCAACCTCTGTTTCCAGATATGATCCCAAAAATGATTCATATCATCATGACATGGAGGGGGATGGTATAATATGTTCAGTTGTTGACAATCTTCCAACAGAATTTCCAAAAGAGGTGATATATATACTTCACATGCTTTTGTGAaaatgtataattattttgttctatgcagttttttaaaaaacattcAATCTCAGATCAATGTATTTACAAATGTTCAACATCATATTTAACGTGCCATTTTCTTGTGTAAAGGCATCCCAACATTTTGGAGGACTCCTGTCCCAATTCATTGGCAGTTTGGCTTCAGTTGCCGACATTGCAAAATTACCTGGAAATCTAAGAAGAGCTTGCATAGCTCATGGAGGAGCGCTGACATCCTTATATGAATATATTCTAACTATGCGGAATTCCGGTTAGAAGTAAATTTCTGATCGATCATCCCGCACACTcgagaaagaaaatggttaAGCAGTCTGGACTGTGTGTCATAAGGTCCTTCAAAGTCTGGTCTTAATATGAGTTCGTAAGGTCCTTCATCTTCAAGTTACTGtcagtttgttttatttatttaattttgtagagGAATCGATAAGCAAATCAAGTGACTCTGATAACGATATGACAACTTCTGAATTCAATAAATATCTAGACCAAACAGCAAtccattattaaaattttctacagCTTGCTGTATTGACGAAATGATGTGCATGGGTTGAGATTTGACCAAACAGGGAGATGTAAGCTCAAATCAGCAGTAGTACTTTAATTTTAGGGAGCAACGCATGCAATCATCATCCATAATTCCCTGCTGCGATAAATCTCTTACATCAAACTTGAGCAGACTcacacaaataaaatcatcaaactTGAGCAGACTcacacaaataaaatcatcaaacaTCTAGCGGAGCAAGTGTTATTTATTGCTAGCTAGGACATTTATAGGCAGCTGAGCTTAGCTATGGCCTATGTATGACAAATTCACAGACCAAGAGAGAAAGGAAACCCAGTGGAGCCAAGCCAAGTACTCCCTGCAATAAAATTCGCAGCTGTATAAGTTTGAGCCTCAGCTGCATTAGTAATCACCTTGAATGTGCTCCATTTCACCCTATTCGATGTGTCAGCACCAGCACCTGTGTTTTGATACTCTGCATAAAACAATGTGTCCAATGCAAAATTCCCACTCCATTCATACCACCCAGCTGGGTTAATAACATCACTTATATCAGATTGCATCACAACAGTCCTCGAGTACCGCTTCCATGGCCTGCCTAAATATGTCTCAAAGCTGCCCTTTACAGCAAGTAAATCTGATGTTGCACCAATCCTGCATTTTTGTATCACTATGCCTGTGTTCTGATTCGGGTCGTCGCGGCCTTGTGCCGTGACCATGTTCCTTTGGTTTGGATTGGGGCGGCGAGCATGGATGTCACAGTTTTGCAACACAGCTGCTGCATTTCCGAAAATGAAGTCCACTGTGCCTGCTATAATGCAGCTGGTATAAAATTGGCGAAGTGAGTGTACATAGAGAGTGTCTTGGTATGCTAGCATGTCACACCTATAGAATGCTGATAAATCTGATCCTACTCTCAGTGCCACGGCTTGATGTTTTGACGGTCCCGCCGTGTTTTGAAATGTTATGTCTCTGGCCAAGAATCCGTCCCCTACCACAGCtgcaataaaattataaatatttgttttattatcaAACTTGCTAAAGGCGCTTGTGCATGTGGTTTCTTGTATAAACTAATATCACTAAtagtattaaatttaattaaaatacaaaatacaaaataataaaaataaaaatataattagtgtTTTCAATTTCATACAAACATCTtatcaaagtaaaaaaaaaaaaatcatgcgAACATTTCTGTTATGCCACAATATCGAGAGTGGAAATGCAACCAATTTCTGCTTTTTTGACATGAATTGtgtaaaaatatatactaACATTAACTTATTACTCTCTAATTTGTTATTCTATCTTCAATTATGCATTACTacattgtttttttctttttgatgaatttGATCAGTTGTTGAGAATGATGAAACTTGGTGATTTGATGAGATGGTGAGATTTGAGAGTGACATTAGTTTAGTAATTTGTTGAATATGATGAGGGGctatttggtttttttttaaaaaattgtacttgactaattatgataaaaaaaacttaaaagaatcaatttcaaatacccacaaattttagattatttttataaatttcccaTGACTTTTCCTGATCTAAACTATCAGGCAAACATTTTTACGAACTACcaagcttttttattttttatttttgagagaTTACGAACTACCAAGCTAATCTAAAAATATGAATACGTAATAATAGCAGGTCCCGTATCTACCAGTTTGACTTGTCGTCGTTGACCTATATACAGCTGGCTTTATTCAGGAAGCTCCAGAAAAATGAATTACACGAGCATGGACATGAGTTTTGCCTGCCTTTCctattttgttttactatcAAGCAGCTGGTAGCTGgaatcaaagaaattaaacacaATAATATCTTGGGCAAGAACAGGTACTACATTGCTATACGACCCCTCAATCCTCATTACAGCCACCACCTACCCGTTAAGTATCAAAATTAAGTGAATGATACCAGGGAAggaacaaatatatttttttattgggtacaaaaatcaaatgagTCAAAAAGGACAAAAGTCCAATGGTTCTGGTGAGCTTCACGAGCTGCTCGCGAAATTACTGTCTTAacttgattttaaattaactttCGTACAaacataacttttaatttgacGAAGATAAATTCAAATGCAGATTCGGATATTTTGCGAATAATGCTGAGAATGAATAGTATAAACGACATTATCACACAATTAATATTCTGATTAATCTATGGTTAGTATGTGATGAATAAATTAACTCGGCTTACCAACAGTTGCAGAGTTGAATGTAGTACTGCCATCAACCACATTCCTGCTACCGGTGATTATTGTAGTACTCCTCCCATCTCCAATAAACataagattaattttcttcttcggCACCTCCACATTTTCTCTGTACTCCCCAGCTTTAATCCTTATAATGTACCTCCGACTACTCCCCTCCGGTGCAGCCGCCACCGCCGCGGCCACAGTCAGGTAGTTACCGCTTCCATCAGCCGCCACGGTAACATCAGGTACCACCGTTGTCGCCTGCAGCAGCCTCCTGTCCCCAGCTGATAACCACTCAGGCCATTTCGTTTCATCATCAAGACGCCGGGCTTTAGAGTAATGATCAACAATGTCTTTGCCTATATCACCATCAGTCATGTTCTTGATCATTGCCAAGGCATTGCTGCACATGTGAAACACGTGCATTTGACCCTCCATTAATTCTTCACGGATCTTTTTATCAGCGCGCTCGTGGGAGAACCCATCAAGGCAAGTTTCTTGATTAGTCATTGCAGCACTCACAAGGATCTTTAACTCATCAGCTTGTTCAGCTATCGACTTGTTATTAGCTGCTGCAGGATAACCCTGAAGCTCATGTTCAGTTTTGTAAAGCTCGTCGAGAGTTTCATCGACCATTTCGAGACAGTCGTGTAGTGAAGTCTTCTCACGCTTCGTGAGCGTGCTCTTGCGAGTGGTGATGAGTTTCTTGATGGCGAAGTAGTTGTGTTGAACTGCAGTGATGGTGAGGTTGAGCGACAGTCGTATCACATCTTTTGGGCTGTTCACTTTTGACACTGCAGCAGCTGGAGCTGCGGAGAGTGCTGAGAAGCATAGCTCTGGGTACAATGTGGCACTGCAGGAAGATCTGATAACTGGGTGAGCGTAAGCATGAGCATGAGCCGCAATGTGCTcatcatttgtgttgctagaGTTGTTCTTTCTGGTGGCTATTATAGTGACAACGGCAGTGACTACGAGGACTAATGCAAAGAGAGCCAAGAAAAGCTTTCTGGGTTGTGCCATTGTGGTAAAGatttttgttgataaggcTTGGTTTCGTGTGATTAAGTTGAAACATGGATGGAGCATGTATATAGAGTAAGAGGAGGACTGACCGAGTCGCTTGAACACGTATGATTGTAATGCAGTTGCAGTGGGGCCTTTATGAAGTAGAGTGGATAGGTACCGAGCATAATGGTCCAtggatatcaaaataaaaatgaaataaatgcatAAACGAAAGGGAAAAATTTATACACGCCTGGCCTACACGGTAATAAAAGCGATTGACTccaaatttgtttctttttctttttttgggttaagtGTAAGAGATCAACATTTTTATGGTTTACAATCTTGTTTTAACATTTGTAGAGGCAGCACATGCGATCATTTATTGCATATGAATAGCCGACGGACCAAGCTCCGCATCTTCATTCATTACGAGATACTCTATCAATGAGGCCCGTGATTAGGGATGTCAATTTTTCCCGATGGGATGGGATCCTGCGGGATCCCATCCCATTTGGGACGGGATTCTGCGGGATTCCATCTCATTTGGGACGAGATTGTGACATATTTTTgtctcataaaaaaatttagggacGGGATTGAgacatttttttatcccaattaCATATGCGGGACGGGAGTAGGATTGACAAATTCTGTCCCATTCTGTCTCATTACCGATTAAGAAtggaaattttttcaattgggATGGGATCCCGTAGGATCCCATCTCTTTTGGGACGGAATTGGGACATatttttgtcccaaaaaaaatataaggacgggattgagatattttttcatCCCATTTGTATATTAAGGATGGGACTGGAATTGGTAAATATCATCCCATCCCATCCCATTGCCAACCCTACCCGTGACCATGgagagataaaataaaacacacaattgcttttattttcatttttatggttatttcaaattctcaatTAAACGACCCTTCGAATCCCGTTCTTTCAAAAGTTGTGTACGCTTGATAATCAAAACAACTCCCTAATTAAAATGCAATGGACCAGATTTATAGAAACTACATCTtaggaaaataacaaaaaataaaatcaaagtcAACAGATGTAAACGCCATCCGAACTGCTCGGAGTCCACATTCAGTTGAACATAACGTGGGCTGGGGAATTAACAAGACACTAGTGGGCTTATAAATACAGATCCAGACCAAAATTTCATTCATACTGAGGGTTTCGGAAGACAAAAATTGGGGCTACATAGTAACTCATTTTCTGATGATCCGATTGGTTAAAacgcaaaacaaataaatatttgtaacAAAATGTACAGCTAGATTAGCCATAgtagaataaataattaattattactattatttttttaacaattaacaaatcTATTATAATCTAAGAtctaattagaaaaattgaaaacttaaAGTGTTGTTTGCAGATCTATGGagcataatttgaaatttttttttccaaatcagtcccatagaattttttttctttttatctctctctctctctctctctctctctctatatatatatatatatatatataaatgaacaaaatttcacaaaatcTTATGTTTTTACCATAAGATAATGTTATATTTCGTATAATTGAGATATATAATTTGTATCTCGAATAGTCTGTTACAAATCTACATTTCCTATGTATTTATAgaatgatttgattttattttccataATCAATGTAATAATACTGTACTGCCTATCAATGAACAACAAGTAAAATTTCATGGTATGTGAAATACACCGTATGTATAGTGTAATGTAACATTACTCTTGATTGTATTATATCTTcgtaaattcatttttagttattcCATACTTTCGTTTATCATTACATTCAGTAAGTAATTCAATAATTGATGATTGCGTATTATTGATGGATGATGCAGTCGAACAAGCAACATCGtcatattaaattaatcataccATAAACAAACGGGTGCCTCTAAGTTACGTTAAGCGTAACTTAcgttttttgtcttttttcttctgGCGAATTTCACACGAGTCCTTGTATTCTTTATGTTTATGGATGTATTTGCcttcttttatcaattatacatctatttttcattctttccaatgttctttttattttttaaaataataacatacgATTATCAAATGGCCAAACCTAGGTTACGTGTAACGCAACATACATTCAAGAAGTGAAATATCTATTGGCACCCTTGAATTTTATGGAAACtacattaattgaattaaaatggtaaattaaaatatcaaatggtATCTATTAATCAGAATTAATCAGAGTATATGTTGATAATGCCCTTTAATCAGAATTAATTCTTAGGAATGATTTTAACGGTAATTCTGAAAGCTATTGCATGTTAATTTTGAAGTCTgtcatgtatattttttatattttttatataatttctctttaatttaattatataattaaattacatgcAATAAACCTACAATTCAAGACTaggattaataaatttaggacCAGAAGTTTATTCTGAATTTATAGATTTGTATGAATTTGATAATCatttaataatgtttaaagaaataaataaaactttagagaaaataaaaaaatcgatAGGAGGGATGGAAGAATAATCAGAATTAATTCTTAGGAATGATTTTAACGGTAATTCTGAAAGCTATTGCATGTTAATTTTGAAGTCTgtcatgtatattttttatataatttctctttaatttaattatataattaaattacatgcAATAAACCTACAATTCAAGACTaggattaataaatttaggacCAGAAGTTTATTCTGAATTTATAGATTTGTATGAATTTGATAATCatttaataatgtttaaagaaataaataaaactttagagaaaataaaaaaatcgatAGGAGGGATGGAAGAATAATCAGAATTAATTCTTAGGAATGATTTTAACGGTAATTCTGAAAGCTATTGCATGTTAATTTTGAAGTCTgtcatgtatattttttatataatttctctttaatttaattatataattaaattacatgcAATAAACCTACAATTCAAGACTaggattaataaatttaggacCAGAAGTTTATTCTGAATTTATAGATTTGTATGAATTTGATAATCatttaataatgtttaaagaaataaataaaactttagagaaaataaaaaaatcgatAGGAGGGATGGAAGAAGACAAATACATCCACAGctgtaaaaattgaaaataaaaagaattaggaGGGCTCATATGATAtttgccaaaaagaaaaagacaaagaacgTAAGGTACATTGATTGTAACTTAGGCGTTCCCTAaa from Citrus sinensis cultivar Valencia sweet orange chromosome 9, DVS_A1.0, whole genome shotgun sequence carries:
- the LOC102608802 gene encoding alpha-aminoadipic semialdehyde synthase-like isoform X2, producing the protein MLGNGVVGILAETSNKWERRAPLTPSHCSRLLLAGRQKSGVARILVQPSTKRVFNDAQYEEAGCEITSDLSECGLILGIKKPKLEMILPDRAYAFFSHTHKAQPENMALLDKILAQRVSLFDYELVEGNQGKRRLIAFGKFAGRAAIIDLLKGLGQRYLNLGYSTPFLTLGAAYMYPSLAAAKAAIISVGEEIATEGLPSASIAAQEIFKLLPHTFVDPSRLPELFEKAGDSSQSTCSSSTKRVFQVYGCVVTSENMVEPKDSSRAFDKNDYYEHPEQYNPIFHEKIAPYASAIINCIYWEKQFPRLLSTQQLRDLAQKGCPLVGISDLTCDMEGSIEILNQTTTIDSPFFRYDPKNDSYHHDMEGDGIICSVVDNLPTEFPKEASQHFGGLLSQFIGSLASVADIAKLPGNLRRACIAHGGALTSLYEYILTMRNSG
- the LOC102608802 gene encoding alpha-aminoadipic semialdehyde synthase-like isoform X1 is translated as MLGNGVVGILAETSNKWERRAPLTPSHCSRLLLAGRQKSGVARILVQPSTKRVFNDAQYEEAGCEITSDLSECGLILGIKKPKLEMILPDRAYAFFSHTHKAQPENMALLDKILAQRVSLFDYELVEGNQGKRRLIAFGKFAGRAAIIDLLKGLGQRYLNLGYSTPFLTLGAAYMYPSLAAAKAAIISVGEEIATEGLPSGICPLVFVFTGSGHASIAAQEIFKLLPHTFVDPSRLPELFEKAGDSSQSTCSSSTKRVFQVYGCVVTSENMVEPKDSSRAFDKNDYYEHPEQYNPIFHEKIAPYASAIINCIYWEKQFPRLLSTQQLRDLAQKGCPLVGISDLTCDMEGSIEILNQTTTIDSPFFRYDPKNDSYHHDMEGDGIICSVVDNLPTEFPKEASQHFGGLLSQFIGSLASVADIAKLPGNLRRACIAHGGALTSLYEYILTMRNSG
- the PME4 gene encoding putative thermostable pectinesterase (The RefSeq protein has 7 substitutions and aligns at 99% coverage compared to this genomic sequence); the protein is MPYARYLSTLLHKGPTATASQSYEFKRLGQSSSYSIYMLHPCFNLITRNQALSTKIFTTMAQPRKLFLALFAVVLVVTAVVTIIATRKNNSSNTNDEHIAAHAHAYAQPVIRSSCSATLYPELCFSALSAAPAAAVSKVNSPKDVIRLSLNLTITAVQHNYFAIKKLITTRKSTLTKREKTSLHDCLEMVDETLDELYKTEHELQGYPAAANNKSIAEQADELKILVSAAMTNQETCLDGFSHERADKKIREELMEGQMHVFHMCSNALAMIKNMTDGDIGKDIVDHYSKARRLDDETKWPEWLSAGDRRLLQATTVVPDVTVAADGSGNYLTVAAAVAAAPEGSSRRYIIRIKAGEYRENVEVPKKKINLMFIGDGRTTTIITGSRNVVDGSTTFNSATVAVVGDGFLARDITFQNTAGPSKHQAVALRVGSDLSAFYRCDMLAYQDTLYVHSLRQFYTSCIIAGTVDFIFGNAAAVFQNCDIHARRPNPNQRNMVTAQGRDDPNQNTGIVIQKCRIGATSDLLAVKGSFETYLGRPWKRYSRTVVMQSDISDVINPAGWYEWSGNFALDTLFYAEYQNTGAGADTSNRVKWSTFKVITSAAEAQTYTAANFIAGSTWLGSTGFPFSLGL